The following coding sequences are from one Lolium rigidum isolate FL_2022 chromosome 6, APGP_CSIRO_Lrig_0.1, whole genome shotgun sequence window:
- the LOC124665180 gene encoding uncharacterized protein LOC124665180, whose amino-acid sequence MAPPRRRSLPLPLLLLLFPVSLSVLLLLRRTSYPAPPLPATGPAPDPRRFSLLIKLLAYDRPAPLLRCLRSLAAADYDGDRVALHVLLDHRPPNSSAPLLAASHEILHALDAFRWPHGEKRVHYRAANAGLQAQWIEAWWPGSDDEFAFVVEDDLQVSPLYYRFLKRVVMRYYYDRDNYSPYVFGASLQRPRFVAGKHGNKIELDSETRLFLYQMVGTWGQLLFPKPWKEFRLWYDEQKAKGIKPILQGMKTTGWYKKMGERIWTPWFIKFVHSRGYFNIYTNFLKERALSISHRDAGVNYGRSVGPDSTLLDQNNLNFNIWQLQPLKELKWYDFCFAEVLPGRSVRKFSELGSVLKSVQLENNVLLISLYSVEQRIVRNLICHLEKAGTRNHIFLGDNAEFLDDLAHRGHAVIDATELLRSSKMSSSMNSDGSVMEILAKAYVIQYCLDLGYSLWVLDANVISLGSKLAEPSDQSVDFFTAESVDLMFIRSSQGSRKAWNDRIISRVADSVISPKSDFVASLKHVNFVHVLTEVLQSNGGVKLGKLNEEIMVMELGPNMSNRSLSDGQSKMLSWPHSMASDLVQRQLQNVNLWLIDSDSSCSAVVCIQKQK is encoded by the exons ATggcgccgcctcgccgccgctccctcccgctccccctcctcctcctcctcttccccgtcTCCCtatccgtcctcctcctcctccgccgcacctCCTACCCGGCGCCTCCGCTCCCCGCCACGGGCCCCGCTCCGGACCCCCGCCGCTTCTCGCTCCTCATCAAGCTCCTCGCCTACGACCGCCCCGCCCCACTCCTCCGCTGCCTCCGCTCCCTGGCCGCCGCCGACTACGACGGCGACCGCGTCGCGCTGCACGTCCTCCTCGACCACCGCCCGCCCAACTCGTCCGCGCCGCTCCTCGCCGCGTCCCACGAGATCCTCCACGCGCTCGACGCCTTCCGCTGGCCGCACGGGGAGAAGCGCGTCCACTACCGCGCGGCCAACGCGGGGCTCCAGGCGCAGTGGATCGAGGCGTGGTGGCCCGGCTCCGACGACGAGTTCGCCTTCGTCGTCGAGGACGACCTCCAGGTCTCGCCGCTCTACTACAGGTTCCTCAAGCGGGTCGTCATGAGGTACTACTACGACAGGGACAACTACAGTCCCTACGTCTTCGGCGCGTCGCTGCAGCGCCCCCGATTCGTCGCAG GTAAACATGGAAACAAGATAGAGCTGGACAGTGAAACTAGGCTATTTTTGTACCAGATGGTTGGCACATGGGGACAACTTTTGTTCCCCAAACCATGGAAAGAATTTCGATTGTGGTACGATGAACAAAAAGCCAAAGGAATCAAACCTATTCTCCAAGGCATG AAAACTACAGGATGGTACAAAAAGATGGGTGAGAGAATATGGACCCCTTGGTTCATTAAATTTGTCCACTCACGTGGATACTTCAACATCTACACAAACTTCCTGAAGGAAAGGGCCCTCAGCATCTCTCATAGGGATGCAGGTGTCAACTATGGAAGAAGTGTTGGACCAGATTCTACACTGTTAGATCAGAATAATCTCAATTTCAATATATGGCAATTGCAACCTCTCAAAGAGCTAAAATGGTACGATTTTTGCTTTGCTGAAGTTCTTCCAGGAAGGTCTGTTAGGAAATTTAGTGAACTTGGTTCTGTGCTCAAGTCTGTGCaactagaaaataatgttttactcATAAGTTTGTATTCAGTGGAACAGAGGATTGTGAGAAACCTCATTTGCCATCTTGAGAAGGCAGGCACGCGGAATCACATTTTCCTTGGTGACAATGCAGAGTTTCTGGACGACCTTGCTCATAGAGGGCATGCTGTCATTGATGCTACTGAGTTGTTGCGCAGCAGCAAAATGAGTAGTTCTATGAATTCTGATGGTTCTGTTATGGAAATTTTGGCTAAAGCTTATGTGATACAATATTGCTTGGATCTGGGTTACAGTCTATGGGTACTAGATGCAAATGTTATTTCACTTGGCAGTAAGTTGGCCGAACCATCAGATCAGTCAGTCGACTTTTTTACTGCAGAGTCAGTGGATTTGATGTTTATAAGAAGCTCACAAGGCTCTAGAAAAGCATGGAATGACCGTATTATATCAAGAGTAGCAGATAGTGTGATATCTCCAAAAAGTGATTTTGTTGCTTCCCTGAAACATGTGAATTTTGTTCACGTACTTACGGAAGTGTTGCAAAGCAATGGTGGTGTGAAGCTGGGGAAACTGAATGAGGAGATCATGGTTATGGAATTAGGGCCTAACATGTCGAATAGATCACTGTCAGATGGTCAAAGTAAAATGCTTTCCTGGCCTCACAGTATGGCTTCAGATTTAGTTCAAAGGCAGCTCCAGAATGTGAATTTGtggttaattgactcagattcatCTTGTAGTGCGGTTGTTTGTATCCAAAAGCAGAAGTAG
- the LOC124660588 gene encoding tubulin beta-4 chain-like — protein MREILHIQGGQCGNQIGSKFWEVVCDEHGIDPTGRYVGTADLQLERVNVYYNEASCGRFVPRAVLMDLEPGTMDSVRTGPYGQIFRPDNFVFGQSGAGNNWAKGHYTEGAELIDSVMDVVRKEAENCDCLQGFQVCHSLGGGTGSGMGTLLISKIREEYPDRMMLTFSVFPSPKVSDTVVEPYNATLSVHQLVENADECMVLDNEALYDICFRTLKLTTPSFGDLNHLISATMSGVTCCLRFPGQLNSDLRKLAVNLIPFPRLHFFMVGFAPLTSRGSQMYRALTVPELTQQMWDSKNMMCAADPRHGRYLTASAMFRGKMSTKEVDEQMINVQNKNSSYFVEWIPHNVKSSVCDIPPRGLSMSSTFVGNSTSIQEMFRRVSEQFTAMFRRKAFLHWYTGEGMDEMEFTEAESNMNDLVSEYQQYQDATADEEGEYEDEEEAIQDE, from the exons ATGAGGGAGATCCTGCACATCCAGGGCGGCCAGTGCGGGAACCAGATCGGCTCCAAGTTCTGGGAGGTGGTCTGCGACGAGCACGGCATCGACCCCACCGGCCGCTACGTCGGCACCGCCGACCTCCAGCTCGAGCGCGTCAACGTCTACTACAATGAGGCCTCATGCGGCCGCTTCGTGCCCCGCGCCGTGCTCATGGACCTCGAGCCAGGCACCATGGACAGCGTCCGCACAGGGCCATACGGCCAGATCTTCCGCCCCGACAACTTCGTCTTCGGCCAGTCCGGCGCAGGCAACAACTGGGCCAAGGGCCACTACACCGAGGGAGCCGAGCTCATCGACTCCGTGATGGATGTCGTCAGGAAGGAGGCGGAGAACTGCGACTGTCTCCAAG GTTTCCAAGTTTGTCATTCCCTGGGAGGAGGAACTGGGTCTGGAATGGGCACACTCTTGATCTCCAAGATCAGGGAGGAGTACCCTGACAGGATGATGCTCACATTTTCTGTCTTCCCTTCACCAAAGGTCTCAGATACAGTTGTTGAGCCATATAACGCTACACTCTCTGTCCATCAGTTGGTTGAGAATGCCGATGAGTGTATGGTTCTTGACAATGAGGCGCTTTATGACATCTGCTTCCGTACCCTGAAGCTGACCACTCCCAGCT TTGGAGACCTGAACCACTTGATCAGTGCGACAATGAGCGGTGTCACATGCTGCCTTCGCTTCCCAGGACAGCTGAACTCTGATCTCCGGAAACTTGCAGTCAACTTGATCCCGTTCCCAAGGCTTCACTTCTTCATGGTTGGCTTTGCGCCACTCACCTCCCGTGGCTCCCAGATGTACCGTGCCCTCACCGTTCCTGAGCTCACTCAGCAAATGTGGGACTCGAAGAACATGATGTGCGCTGCTGACCCGCGCCACGGTCGTTACCTGACAGCCTCTGCTATGTTCCGTGGGAAGATGAGCACCAAGGAGGTTGACGAGCAGATGATCAATGTGCAGAACAAGAACTCGTCATACTTTGTGGAGTGGATCCCACACAACGTCAAGTCCAGCGTCTGTGACATCCCTCCGCGTGGTCTCTCCATGTCCTCCACCTTTGTCGGCAACTCGACCTCCATCCAGGAGATGTTCCGCCGTGTGAGCGAGCAGTTCACGGCTATGTTCAGGAGGAAGGCTTTCTTGCATTGGTACACAGGTGAGGGCATGGACGAGATGGAGTTCACTGAAGCTGAGAGCAACATGAACGACCTGGTCTCTGAGTACCAGCAGTATCAGGATGCGACAGCAGACGAGGAGGGTGAGtatgaggatgaagaggaggcgaTCCAGGATGAGTAA